The DNA segment TACATCTGTTTCGAATTTCCCGGCTTATTATGGCTGCTCATTTTCCATCTTTGGTTAAATTACAAAAGCACACAGGGCTTTCTGGTTGGTGCGGGCTGAGGGTTTAGAAAAGCCCTCACGCCTTCAGTAAATACTTCCTTGATGCCTTCGTGATTGAGAGCCGAGCACTCCATGTATTTGATGGCGTGAATCTGGCGTGCCAGCGCTGCCCCTTGCTGCGAGCTGATAGTGGTTTGGTTCTGCTCTTTCAGCTTCTTTGCAACATCTGGGTCATTCCGAAGATCCTTCTTGGTGCCCACTAGTAGAATAGGCACATTTGGGCAGTGGTGGGTGACTTCTGGGTGCCATTTATGTTTCACATTCTCATAGGATGGTGGGCTAGCAATAGAGAAGCAGATGACAAAAACGTTGGTCTGTGGGTAGGAAAGCGTGCGTAGACGGTCGTATTCTTCTTGACCAGCAGTGTCCCACAGGTTGAGGCTGATAGTCCTTCCATCAACTGTCATTTGGGAGCTGTAGTTGTCAAATACGGTGGGGATGTACTCTTTGGGAAAGGCATTGGTTGTGTAGGAGATTAATAAGCATGT comes from the Erpetoichthys calabaricus chromosome 4, fErpCal1.3, whole genome shotgun sequence genome and includes:
- the rhogb gene encoding ras homolog family member Gb, with protein sequence MQSIKCVVVGDGAVGKTCLLISYTTNAFPKEYIPTVFDNYSSQMTVDGRTISLNLWDTAGQEEYDRLRTLSYPQTNVFVICFSIASPPSYENVKHKWHPEVTHHCPNVPILLVGTKKDLRNDPDVAKKLKEQNQTTISSQQGAALARQIHAIKYMECSALNHEGIKEVFTEGVRAFLNPQPAPTRKPCVLL